The DNA window AGACATTGACGGACCGATCCCCTACAGACCTGCTTCCCCTCCCAACCGCACAGTTTCATATCCTGATGGCGCTGGCCACCGGGGATAAACACGGCTACGCGATCATGCAGGAGGTGGAGCTATTCACCAATGGTACGGTCACCATGGGACCGGGAACGCTGTACGGCGCCGTCAAGCAGATGCTGGTCTCAGG is part of the Dehalococcoidia bacterium genome and encodes:
- a CDS encoding helix-turn-helix transcriptional regulator produces the protein MKVQTLTDRSPTDLLPLPTAQFHILMALATGDKHGYAIMQEVELFTNGTVTMGPGTLYGAVKQMLVSGLIEESDERPDPELDDQRRRYYRMTNLGGRVLDAEVGRLEHLVLTARSRRPTSTGKQGA